A genome region from Magnolia sinica isolate HGM2019 chromosome 8, MsV1, whole genome shotgun sequence includes the following:
- the LOC131252607 gene encoding cytochrome P450 86A1-like, with product METQTLLLLFATATSAYLIWFWYLTRTLTGPKVWPILGNLPGLFANRSSIHDWIASNLRKTGTALTYQTTTLAFPFLARKIGLVTVTCNPKNIEHVLRTRFDNYPKGPSWQAAFHDLLGHGIFNSDGETWVTQRKTAALEFTTRTLRQAMGRWVHRSIKLRLWRILAKAADSNADVDLQDLLLRLTFDNICGLTFGKDPETLSPELPENPFASAFDSATESTLQRLLYPRLFWRPKQTLNLGSEGTLKKSLETVNSYMMDTITARRLSPSDDLLSRFLKKRDANGDFYTSSFLRQIALNFLLAGRDTSSVAMSWFFYLVMKNPRVESKILAEISTVLRETRGNDPAKWVEEPLDFDELERLVYLKAALAETLRLYPSVPEDFKYAISDDTLPDGTFVPAGSSVTYSIYSVGRMESIWGDDCLEFRPERWISGDRFDNDKDSYKFVAFNAGPRICLGKDLAYLQMKSVTSAVLLRYRLEPVPGHLVEQKMSLTLFMKNGLRVYVHPRNLASGLE from the coding sequence ATGGAAACTCAAACCCTTCTCCTCCTCTTCGCCACTGCAACGTCAGCCTACCTCATCTGGTTCTGGTACCTGACCCGAACCCTAACCGGTCCAAAGGTCTGGCCCATACTCGGCAACCTCCCCGGTCTATTCGCCAACCGCTCTAGCATTCATGACTGGATCGCCTCCAACCTCAGAAAAACCGGCACCGCCCTCACCTACCAGACCACCACCCTCGCTTTCCCCTTCTTGGCTCGTAAAATCGGCCTCGTGACTGTCACGTGCAACCCCAAGAACATCGAGCACGTGCTTCGTACCCGCTTCGACAACTATCCCAAAGGCCCTTCCTGGCAAGCCGCTTTCCACGACCTCCTCGGCCATGGTATCTTCAACAGCGACGGCGAGACGTGGGTCACCCAACGGAAGACAGCCGCCCTCGAGTTCACCACCCGGACTCTCCGCCAGGCCATGGGCCGATGGGTGCACCGCTCCATTAAGCTCCGCCTCTGGCGCATTCTAGCAAAAGCCGCTGACAGTAATGCCGACGTCGACTTGCAAGACCTCCTCCTCCGCCTGACGTTTGATAACATCTGCGGCCTCACTTTTGGGAAAGACCCAGAGACTCTCTCTCCCGAACTGCCTGAAAACCCGTTCGCGTCTGCCTTCGACTCAGCTACTGAGTCAACTCTCCAACGCCTTCTCTATCCCAGACTCTTCTGGAGGCCGAAGCAGACTCTCAATCTCGGCTCCGAAGGAACCTTGAAGAAAAGTCTCGAGACCGTCAATAGCTACATGATGGATACTATCACGGCAAGGAGGCTATCTCCTTCTGACGACCTTCTCTCTCGCTTCTTGAAGAAACGAGACGCGAACGGAGATTTCTACACCAGCTCCTTCCTCCGTCAGATCGCACTCAACTTCCTCCTTGCCGGCCGCGATACTTCATCCGTCGCGATGAGCTGGTTCTTCTACCTGGTTATGAAAAACCCACGTGTGGAATCGAAAATCCTGGCCGAGATATCGACGGTCTTGAGAGAGACACGTGGTAACGATCCAGCGAAGTGGGTCGAAGAGCCACTCGACTTCGATGAGCTGGAAAGGCTCGTTTACTTAAAAGCTGCACTGGCCGAGACGTTACGTCTATACCCGTCCGTGCCGGAGGATTTTAAGTACGCCATTTCGGACGATACTCTCCCCGATGGGACGTTCGTACCGGCCGGTTCGTCCGTTACGTACTCGATATACTCTGTTGGGAGGATGGAATCGATATGGGGAGATGACTGCTTGGAGTTTCGGCCGGAACGGTGGATATCGGGTGACCGGTTCGATAACGACAAGGACAGTTACAAGTTTGTAGCGTTCAACGCCGGGCCCAGAATCTGTTTAGGCAAGGATCTTGCATATCTCCAGATGAAGTCCGTTACCTCGGCCGTACTTCTCAGGTACCGGCTGGAGCCGGTACCCGGTCACCTAGTGGAGCAGAAGATGTCCTTGACACTGTTTATGAAGAACGGGCTGCGTGTGTACGTCCATCCCAGGAATCTCGCTTCCGGTCTGGAATAG